From the genome of Anopheles funestus chromosome 2RL, idAnoFuneDA-416_04, whole genome shotgun sequence:
AGACGGATGGAGAAGATGACGCTGACGTACgcttttttataacaaacgatgaataatcattaaaaaacGGTAACTTTTATGTTGCGCTTGAAAGAGGCTTTTAAATAATCATGTCAACTGTATTCAACAATTGAGTAAACATAGGTAAATATAGCCTAGGACATAATTTCATGTGAAAATCAATTGTTTTTGGTCATACGCGCACACTACTCACATGCAGAGCAAATGGCAAACGGAAGTTATTTACCGTACACCGCTAACAACATCCGATAAGATATGTGcgaataaaatcattttactCTTCGGAATTTTGTGTTGAATGCAATAGAAATTGGCAGCATGCAAACAAATCGTTCACGTGCAACACGTGGTTTTTGCCAACCCGCGATGGCCGAATCATAAGCAGAACAAAGAAATCGTACGGGATCGGATACGGTAGTAGCATCAGCTACTTCAACAGTCATCAAGTGCAAAGCTGTTAGTGGCTGTCACCGTCGAAAGGGAACGGAAGATGATGATTCACGATAGTAGGGTGCTGGTGATAGCGAGAGCTCCGTTACGCTGAAACAACCATCCATCTTTTAGCTCAATTGGAACAAACCTCGTTAGCCTTCGAGATGGAGGCGTGTGTACATGACTGCGTATCGATTCACTTTCATTTGGTCGTTGTCTCTGTACAGATAACTAAATGGGTTTTATCTGTTCGGGCGGATTCTCCGAATGCTTCCGGATATTTCGGGGTCAAAACATATATAATGCATGCATCGAGACCGcctaaaacataaacaatgcgACCGCCcattgcatttcttttttttcggtgtgacTCACTTGATCTTATTTATCTTTGGTGAATCATGGTGAGGGAATGGAATAGGTCCTTTATCATGCGGGTCAATTGAGAGAGCCATTCCCAAAAATCCGTATCGCTTACCCGCATCCGCACTTCGTAGTCCGTGTACCGTTTCTTTCCGGCCGCAATCGTTGTCATCGGGTTTACGACATCAATTTCGAGGAAGTTGGCCGGGATTGCGTACGCATCGTCGAGTGTCTGTTTTTTCACATTTAGCCGTCTGGTCGCGTCAGCCGTGTTGTCCGATTCCGCCATCATGGTGCAAATATCAGTAGCCGAGTAGCTGTGTTGCTACAACCGTTGAACTTAGCCGGAATGATGATTTCGAGATGCGCTCTGCTCGATGCACACAGTGCCGACAGTGCAGAAGTGGTGCTGCAACCCGGCAAACTGCTAGTAGCTGCCTGTTTGTGCTAATGAGATTTCTCTTTTGCGTCAGCGGATACACCAATTTTCAACTTCACTTTGCAGCCCCCGAATGGTACAGGCTAGAGATAAATCCCTATTGTACAGGCATACGAACACTACCAGAACCAGTTGGGAGCCCAGGGGTATGCACTTCTATCTCGGAAGTCACTGATCCAAGAACTGCTTATCACACCGGGTGGAGGAAACGGAATTATCAGgattttttcacttcactgCCAAGCGTAATATGCACGCGCCAACTACACCACCATCGGGGAATGTATGTGCACAGGAgatgaaaaataacacaacccaacacacgcacacacctcaGCGATGCTGCTCAACTGTCACACCAAAGTAGTCCGGgccggaaagaaaaaaaaatgctcagtTCACATAATGAAACGGTTCCTTAGGATTACCTTTTGCGCTAGGTTTTGCGACCATCTGTTTCTTTGCCTGCACAAAGgaacttaatttaattaatagccTTATATTGTTCACTGGCCTTAGCGtcgcaaaatgtaaaaaaacactccaGACACACCGTCTCTAGATTTTTCTACGCATACCAGAAGCAGCCTGGCCTAGCATCAACCGAAAGGATATTTATTAGAATTTGTGTCACTCCGGTACGTATGTTTTGCACAATCAGAACTTAAATCGAATTAAAAGGACTCGCCAAATTGTAGCTGTGTAATTAAACTAGTCGACCGCACACTGTTGCAAAGTTAACGGGACAAAAGTCGTACGAACCCAATCTATTTTTTCATTGATATTTCTTGCTGTCTCTGTCTTGCacatttgatgttttattgctttctttctctatGGTTGTCACTATGTTTATGGTATAAAGTTGAGTGCTGAACATTGTTTAGTTGTATGGGATTTAAATTTCTGGTTATTGTTGTGTTCGTTAACTGCTATTTTCGTGTTTGTTTCtatctcttttttcttgtgaGTTTTAATTGATCAATGGTGcagttttacttttgttttttctcattaTCATGTTTTTGCCGTATAGACATTTGAGTAATtctcattttgtgttttttattctttaaaagATACGTGACTGCCAATCTTTGAGCTTCAGGTAATCGGGCATTCTAAAGAATATTAAAGCTTTAAAGGATCATTATTACTTACGTTTTTTCTTGAATATCCTTACAAGATATTGTAACCTTTAACGCACCTGGTCTTTATtaaacagtttgaaaaaaatatccaattCTTATCACGTaatacttacttacttacaaAATACTTACAGTTTTTGCAGAAGATCCAATCGGTCTGAACGAATCCTTTAGTCGTTGCATGTATACAAATAAGTGTGTTTCTTTCTGCCATTTTCACTGTATAGTTATTAATGGTATACTAATGAAAAGTAAGTACAAACAcatagtgtttgttttgttcacgttttttttaatatgttgtCCTATTTACATATTGAATTGTTTCTACTATGAATACAAAAGCCGGCAGATTTGTATCGCAAAGGATTTTTAAAAGGAATGCTTGAATTTagcattatttgtttctttttctaacaTGTCAATCTCTATCGTTGGATGTGGATGATTGTGATTACCGCCACTTATATTACGCACCGCATTATACTCGGTCGTTAATTTTGTGGGACATTGCAATTTCGTACGCCGTTTGATGCATTCCCAGTAGCGCATTCGGCCGCGTTGCCTGTTTACCCTGTAAATGTGTTCATCGAAGACGAGCACCTGTTTGCCTTTCGAGGTGGTCAGGAACCTGAGTTCATTATCTCGCAATGGTAATTCATGCTCATCATCATACAAAACTGTGGAGCAGAAAAGTAtgtgaatagaaaaaaaataaaacttaattaATTCACactacaaattaaaaacatgttaACAACGaatatgtaataaaaattacagAATAAAATAAGTAACAATACGAAATACATTTCATGCGTTAAttacgaaaacaacaaatgttAAGATAACTTTCATCACATGTTTATTGTTGTTACAAATTATCGTGTTTTCTGTTCCATTTATTCTTTCGTAAATTATGACACTTATAAGAATCCACATACAAAGAATTGTTGTACGATTCTGAAAAAATGACATCATTTGTAATGAGATGCGGAGAAAATTACTAATCAACACTGCCGGCACCAATCAGTTCAATGGATTTATGTTATGTATGCAATAAAtcacaataaatatttatttttaatagtaGCTAGTATCTGTATGCCGGTGGCCGTGTGCATGGCCGTGTAATTGTTTCCCACAATCCACGTTTTCATCACGAAACGATGCAATGACTAGAAGCTAGtagaaaagaatgaaacttTTCGTGAGATTCTTGATGATTGGTTGAACATGTCTAAGCTAGTCCCGTTTGCTTTACGTGTCTACTTTGGCACCAAAAGGACCGCGGAAAGGTGTTTCGTAAACCTTATCCACTTCTCATTAGCCTTGCTGTTTTAATAACtgttgctttttctcaaacagcgcATGGCACCGTAGCTTTCGCTTGAGAAACTTCTCAATACCCTTGTTTATTTCCTCCCTACTGCAGGTCGCAAACCGTAGCTGCCGTGCCCGGTGCAGTAAGCTGATCACGCCTAACAGATTTCGAAATGGGTGTTGTTCACCGCTGCTTCGGGCTGCCGGCGATCGTGGCATAAACCCGTACCAACTGTAGCGCAGTATCACCGAATAATCAATCGCATGCTCTAGCAGTAAACGCATATGGCACGTTGCATTGTCTAGCGAATTGCCTTCATCCCTAATGACCGAGTGTAGCATTTGTGcctaaaaagaaagaaaaaagaaacgatcgaTCTTATCAAATGTTCATTACGGATACCTATACatgggagtgtgtgtgtatgtatcgGC
Proteins encoded in this window:
- the LOC125760657 gene encoding uncharacterized protein LOC125760657 isoform X2, encoding MEPAIKIEEDSTDFGEFAFLSEQHLMEDITDSIKKSNTTKKVNTSRKRKLDIAELFQLSSSSTTVSHRNLLEKPFPIVTINELNEFDTLLLGNPSFTEKCAQMLHSVIRDEGNSLDNATCHMRLLLEHAIDYSVILRYSWYGFMPRSPAARSSGEQHPFRNLLGVISLLHRARQLRFATCSREEINKGIEKFLKRKLRCHALFEKKQQLLKQQG